The following proteins are co-located in the Primulina tabacum isolate GXHZ01 chromosome 11, ASM2559414v2, whole genome shotgun sequence genome:
- the LOC142519359 gene encoding autophagy-related protein 18f-like isoform X1, which produces MKNECQRRGGVGVDMEALVPQSGRSNNGIISNSFKSLSSYLKFVSSGASTVAASVRSATSSVGERDSETNHDQVLWAGFDKLELERGITHQVLLLGYSHGFQVWDVEVADCVRNQVSRNDGPVSFMQMLPKPISSKQTADKFSDSRPLLIICADGSFTGDNNVPERSGILRNGSVQQCPGPIKSSCASTVVWFYSLRSQSYVHLLRFRSVVHLVRCSSRVVAVLQSAQVHCFDALKLERQYTILTNPVVTGCCGSGNKGFGPLAVGPRWMAYSGTQVEVSNFGRVSPQNLNPSASFPNPTQNGSLVAHYAKESSKQLAAGILTLGDISYKKLSRYYSDLLLEDNSSQSGTSRVKVHGVASGFSHDADSVGMVIVRDIAKKTVIAQFRAHKSPILSLCFDPSGTLLVTASVQGHNINVFRIMPGLSGESSGAASYVHLYRLQRGFTNAVIQDISFSSNSNWILISSSRGTSHLFVISPSGGLVSFQSADACRVKNNGSSLMSNTPVSGSSDSGLQMLTQQNICASGPPLTLSAVSRIRNGNNGWKNSVSGAAAASTGRISSLSGAIASAFHNCKGNEINVDSSSLKKNYHLLVFSPSGCLIQYALRISPALSGTTGLPINTTCESNLSGDSRIVVEAMRKWDVCQKQNREERQDNIDMHGENRNSDSCKVFPERMEQKNTTVFSSIVDTATKQNISTEERHRMYICEAELQMHQIQNPLWVRSEIYFQSMSVDAIITNEVLGEGEIEIERVPIRVLESRPKDLVPVFDYLQAPKSQQGRGDINGHLPLSENGTFICRSSSGAFDSVNTGKIVGNKVDKDVDQTGNGGLRLSTEKSRGVVNTNNDSPSANSPLEIVNTRDHPENNNQLTPLNNLDCLKMENKLAESDQFD; this is translated from the exons ATGAAGAATGAGTGCCAGAGAAGAGGTGGCGTTGGAGTTGATATGGAAGCCTTGGTGCCACAGTCGGGGAGGAGCAATAATGGGATCATTTCTAACTCTTTTAAATCTCTTTCGAGTTACCTGAAATTTGTTTCCTCAGGTGCCTCTACTGTGGCAGCGTCTGTGAGGTCTGCTACATCCTCTGTTGGGGAGAGGGACAGTGAGACAAACCACGATCAG GTTTTGTGGGCTGGATTTGACAAACTAGAACTTGAAAGAGGCATCACACATCAAGTTCTCTTGCTGGGGTACAGTCATGGATTTCAGGTTTGGGATGTTGAAGTAGCAGACTGTGTGCGCAATCAAGTCTCCAGGAATGATGGACCTGTTTCATTCATGCAAATGTTACCAAAACCAATTTCATCTAAGCAAACCGCAGATAAATTTTCTGACAGCCGCCCATTGTTGATTATCTGTGCTGATGGATCCTTTACTGGAGATAACAACGTTCCGGAAAGGTCGGGAATTCTTCGCAATGGCTCTGTCCAACAGTGTCCTGGGCCAATTAAAAGTAGTTGTGCATCAACTGTGGTTTGGTTTTATTCCTTGAGATCTCAATCATATGTACATCTTTTAAGATTTAGGTCAGTTGTCCATTTGGTGCGATGCAGCTCTCGAGTTGTTGCTGTTTTACAATCAGCTCAG GTACATTGTTTTGATGCTCTTAAATTAGAGAGACAGTATACAATCCTTACCAATCCTGTTGTTACGGGGTGTTGTGGGTCAGGAAATAAAGGTTTTGGTCCCCTTGCGGTCGGTCCCCGGTGGATGGCTTATAGTGGGACTCAAGTGGAGGTTTCAAATTTTGGGCGTGTTAGTCCACAAAATCTTAATCCCTCAGCCAGCTTCCCTAATCCCACACAAAATGGAAGCCTAGTTGCACATTATGCGAAAGAGTCTAGCAAACAACTTGCTGCTGGTATATTGACTTTAGGGGACATAAGTTATAAGAAACTATCGAGGTACTATTCTGACCTGTTACTTGAAGATAATAGCAGTCAATCTGGGACTTCCCGAGTAAAGGTTCACGGTGTTGCTAGTGGATTTTCCCACGACGCAGACAGCGTTGGCATG GTAATTGTCAGAGACATTGCTAAGAAAACTGTCATAGCTCAGTTTAGGGCACATAAAAGTCCTATCCTGTCATTGTGCTTTGATCCCAGCGGTACTCTTTTAGTGACAGCTTCCGTACAAGGTCATAACATAAATGTTTTTCGAATAATGCCTGGACTTTCTGGAGAATCCTCTGGAGCAGCTTCTTATGTTCACCTTTACCGGCTGCAACGTGGTTTCACAAATGCT GTTATACAAGATATAAGCTTCAGTAGTAACAGTAATTGGATTTTGATCAGTTCCTCAAGAGGGACAAGCCACCTTTTTGTTATCTCTCCTTCGGGCGGATTAGTTAGTTTTCAATCAGCCGATGCTTGTCGTGTCAAAAATAATGGATCCAGCTTGATGTCAAACACTCCGGTTTCTGGATCATCTGATTCAGGATTACAGATGTTGACTCAACAAAACATCTGTGCATCTGGCCCTCCACTTACACTTTCTGCTGTTAGCCGAATAAGGAACGGAAATAATGGTTGGAAAAATTCAGTTAGTGGTGCTGCTGCAGCTTCAACTGGGCGGATTAGTTCACTCTCTGGAGCGATCGCATCAGCTTTCCACAATTGTAAAGGCAACGAAATTAATGTAGATTCCAGTTCTCTGAAGAAAAACTATCATTTACTTGTTTTCTCTCCTTCTGGTTGCTTGATACAATATGCTCTGCGAATATCTCCTGCACTTAGTGGTACTACAGGTTTGCCCATAAACACCACTTGTGAATCTAATCTCAGCGGTGATTCAAGGATAGTGGTGGAGGCCATGCGAAAATGGGATGTTTGCCAAAAACAAAATCGCGAGGAGAGACAAGACAATATTGACATGCATGGGGAAAATCGAAATTCTGACAGCTGTAAAGTCTTTCCTGAAAGAATGGAACAGAAAAATACTACTGTATTTTCCAGCATTGTGGATACTGCCACAAAACAAAATATCAGTACTGAAGAAAGGCATCGGATGTATATATGTGAAGCTGAGCTTCAGATGCATCAGATCCAGAATCCATTATGGGTGAGATCCGAG ATATATTTTCAGTCAATGTCGGTTGATGCTATTATTACAAACGAAGTTTTGGGAGAgggagagattgagattgaaaGAGTACCCATTCGTGTGCTTGAAAGCAGACCCAAAGACCTGGTTCCAGTTTTTGATTACCTTCAAGCTCCCAAATCTCAACAAGGGAG GGGCGACATCAATGGGCATCTTCCATTGTCCGAGAATGGCACATTCATCTGCAGGAGTAGTTCCGGTGCTTTTGACTCTGTAAACACTGGTAAGATTGTGGGTAACAAGGTGGACAAGGATGTCGACCAAACAGGGAACGGTGGTCTTCGGTTGTCCACTGAAAAAAGCAGGGGCGTTGTAAATACTAACAATGATTCTCCATCGGCTAATTCTCCGCTTGAGATTGTAAACACTAGAGATCACCCTGAGAATAATAACCAACTTACACCTCTAAATAATCTAGATTGCCTGAAAATGGAGAATAAACTTGCAGAAAGTGACCAGTTTGACTAA
- the LOC142519359 gene encoding autophagy-related protein 18f-like isoform X2 has translation MKNECQRRGGVGVDMEALVPQSGRSNNGIISNSFKSLSSYLKFVSSGASTVAASVRSATSSVGERDSETNHDQVLWAGFDKLELERGITHQVLLLGYSHGFQVWDVEVADCVRNQVSRNDGPVSFMQMLPKPISSKQTADKFSDSRPLLIICADGSFTGDNNVPERSGILRNGSVQQCPGPIKSSCASTVVWFYSLRSQSYVHLLRFRSVVHLVRCSSRVVAVLQSAQVHCFDALKLERQYTILTNPVVTGCCGSGNKGFGPLAVGPRWMAYSGTQVEVSNFGRVSPQNLNPSASFPNPTQNGSLVAHYAKESSKQLAAGILTLGDISYKKLSRYYSDLLLEDNSSQSGTSRVKVHGVASGFSHDADSVGMVIVRDIAKKTVIAQFRAHKSPILSLCFDPSGTLLVTASVQGHNINVFRIMPGLSGESSGAASYVHLYRLQRGFTNAVIQDISFSSNSNWILISSSRGTSHLFVISPSGGLVSFQSADACRVKNNGSSLMSNTPVSGSSDSGLQMLTQQNICASGPPLTLSAVSRIRNGNNGWKNSVSGAAAASTGRISSLSGAIASAFHNCKGNEINVDSSSLKKNYHLLVFSPSGCLIQYALRISPALSGTTGLPINTTCESNLSGDSRIVVEAMRKWDVCQKQNREERQDNIDMHGENRNSDSCKVFPERMEQKNTTVFSSIVDTATKQNISTEERHRMYICEAELQMHQIQNPLWIYFQSMSVDAIITNEVLGEGEIEIERVPIRVLESRPKDLVPVFDYLQAPKSQQGRGDINGHLPLSENGTFICRSSSGAFDSVNTGKIVGNKVDKDVDQTGNGGLRLSTEKSRGVVNTNNDSPSANSPLEIVNTRDHPENNNQLTPLNNLDCLKMENKLAESDQFD, from the exons ATGAAGAATGAGTGCCAGAGAAGAGGTGGCGTTGGAGTTGATATGGAAGCCTTGGTGCCACAGTCGGGGAGGAGCAATAATGGGATCATTTCTAACTCTTTTAAATCTCTTTCGAGTTACCTGAAATTTGTTTCCTCAGGTGCCTCTACTGTGGCAGCGTCTGTGAGGTCTGCTACATCCTCTGTTGGGGAGAGGGACAGTGAGACAAACCACGATCAG GTTTTGTGGGCTGGATTTGACAAACTAGAACTTGAAAGAGGCATCACACATCAAGTTCTCTTGCTGGGGTACAGTCATGGATTTCAGGTTTGGGATGTTGAAGTAGCAGACTGTGTGCGCAATCAAGTCTCCAGGAATGATGGACCTGTTTCATTCATGCAAATGTTACCAAAACCAATTTCATCTAAGCAAACCGCAGATAAATTTTCTGACAGCCGCCCATTGTTGATTATCTGTGCTGATGGATCCTTTACTGGAGATAACAACGTTCCGGAAAGGTCGGGAATTCTTCGCAATGGCTCTGTCCAACAGTGTCCTGGGCCAATTAAAAGTAGTTGTGCATCAACTGTGGTTTGGTTTTATTCCTTGAGATCTCAATCATATGTACATCTTTTAAGATTTAGGTCAGTTGTCCATTTGGTGCGATGCAGCTCTCGAGTTGTTGCTGTTTTACAATCAGCTCAG GTACATTGTTTTGATGCTCTTAAATTAGAGAGACAGTATACAATCCTTACCAATCCTGTTGTTACGGGGTGTTGTGGGTCAGGAAATAAAGGTTTTGGTCCCCTTGCGGTCGGTCCCCGGTGGATGGCTTATAGTGGGACTCAAGTGGAGGTTTCAAATTTTGGGCGTGTTAGTCCACAAAATCTTAATCCCTCAGCCAGCTTCCCTAATCCCACACAAAATGGAAGCCTAGTTGCACATTATGCGAAAGAGTCTAGCAAACAACTTGCTGCTGGTATATTGACTTTAGGGGACATAAGTTATAAGAAACTATCGAGGTACTATTCTGACCTGTTACTTGAAGATAATAGCAGTCAATCTGGGACTTCCCGAGTAAAGGTTCACGGTGTTGCTAGTGGATTTTCCCACGACGCAGACAGCGTTGGCATG GTAATTGTCAGAGACATTGCTAAGAAAACTGTCATAGCTCAGTTTAGGGCACATAAAAGTCCTATCCTGTCATTGTGCTTTGATCCCAGCGGTACTCTTTTAGTGACAGCTTCCGTACAAGGTCATAACATAAATGTTTTTCGAATAATGCCTGGACTTTCTGGAGAATCCTCTGGAGCAGCTTCTTATGTTCACCTTTACCGGCTGCAACGTGGTTTCACAAATGCT GTTATACAAGATATAAGCTTCAGTAGTAACAGTAATTGGATTTTGATCAGTTCCTCAAGAGGGACAAGCCACCTTTTTGTTATCTCTCCTTCGGGCGGATTAGTTAGTTTTCAATCAGCCGATGCTTGTCGTGTCAAAAATAATGGATCCAGCTTGATGTCAAACACTCCGGTTTCTGGATCATCTGATTCAGGATTACAGATGTTGACTCAACAAAACATCTGTGCATCTGGCCCTCCACTTACACTTTCTGCTGTTAGCCGAATAAGGAACGGAAATAATGGTTGGAAAAATTCAGTTAGTGGTGCTGCTGCAGCTTCAACTGGGCGGATTAGTTCACTCTCTGGAGCGATCGCATCAGCTTTCCACAATTGTAAAGGCAACGAAATTAATGTAGATTCCAGTTCTCTGAAGAAAAACTATCATTTACTTGTTTTCTCTCCTTCTGGTTGCTTGATACAATATGCTCTGCGAATATCTCCTGCACTTAGTGGTACTACAGGTTTGCCCATAAACACCACTTGTGAATCTAATCTCAGCGGTGATTCAAGGATAGTGGTGGAGGCCATGCGAAAATGGGATGTTTGCCAAAAACAAAATCGCGAGGAGAGACAAGACAATATTGACATGCATGGGGAAAATCGAAATTCTGACAGCTGTAAAGTCTTTCCTGAAAGAATGGAACAGAAAAATACTACTGTATTTTCCAGCATTGTGGATACTGCCACAAAACAAAATATCAGTACTGAAGAAAGGCATCGGATGTATATATGTGAAGCTGAGCTTCAGATGCATCAGATCCAGAATCCATTATGG ATATATTTTCAGTCAATGTCGGTTGATGCTATTATTACAAACGAAGTTTTGGGAGAgggagagattgagattgaaaGAGTACCCATTCGTGTGCTTGAAAGCAGACCCAAAGACCTGGTTCCAGTTTTTGATTACCTTCAAGCTCCCAAATCTCAACAAGGGAG GGGCGACATCAATGGGCATCTTCCATTGTCCGAGAATGGCACATTCATCTGCAGGAGTAGTTCCGGTGCTTTTGACTCTGTAAACACTGGTAAGATTGTGGGTAACAAGGTGGACAAGGATGTCGACCAAACAGGGAACGGTGGTCTTCGGTTGTCCACTGAAAAAAGCAGGGGCGTTGTAAATACTAACAATGATTCTCCATCGGCTAATTCTCCGCTTGAGATTGTAAACACTAGAGATCACCCTGAGAATAATAACCAACTTACACCTCTAAATAATCTAGATTGCCTGAAAATGGAGAATAAACTTGCAGAAAGTGACCAGTTTGACTAA
- the LOC142519359 gene encoding autophagy-related protein 18f-like isoform X3: protein MQMLPKPISSKQTADKFSDSRPLLIICADGSFTGDNNVPERSGILRNGSVQQCPGPIKSSCASTVVWFYSLRSQSYVHLLRFRSVVHLVRCSSRVVAVLQSAQVHCFDALKLERQYTILTNPVVTGCCGSGNKGFGPLAVGPRWMAYSGTQVEVSNFGRVSPQNLNPSASFPNPTQNGSLVAHYAKESSKQLAAGILTLGDISYKKLSRYYSDLLLEDNSSQSGTSRVKVHGVASGFSHDADSVGMVIVRDIAKKTVIAQFRAHKSPILSLCFDPSGTLLVTASVQGHNINVFRIMPGLSGESSGAASYVHLYRLQRGFTNAVIQDISFSSNSNWILISSSRGTSHLFVISPSGGLVSFQSADACRVKNNGSSLMSNTPVSGSSDSGLQMLTQQNICASGPPLTLSAVSRIRNGNNGWKNSVSGAAAASTGRISSLSGAIASAFHNCKGNEINVDSSSLKKNYHLLVFSPSGCLIQYALRISPALSGTTGLPINTTCESNLSGDSRIVVEAMRKWDVCQKQNREERQDNIDMHGENRNSDSCKVFPERMEQKNTTVFSSIVDTATKQNISTEERHRMYICEAELQMHQIQNPLWVRSEIYFQSMSVDAIITNEVLGEGEIEIERVPIRVLESRPKDLVPVFDYLQAPKSQQGRGDINGHLPLSENGTFICRSSSGAFDSVNTGKIVGNKVDKDVDQTGNGGLRLSTEKSRGVVNTNNDSPSANSPLEIVNTRDHPENNNQLTPLNNLDCLKMENKLAESDQFD from the exons ATGCAAATGTTACCAAAACCAATTTCATCTAAGCAAACCGCAGATAAATTTTCTGACAGCCGCCCATTGTTGATTATCTGTGCTGATGGATCCTTTACTGGAGATAACAACGTTCCGGAAAGGTCGGGAATTCTTCGCAATGGCTCTGTCCAACAGTGTCCTGGGCCAATTAAAAGTAGTTGTGCATCAACTGTGGTTTGGTTTTATTCCTTGAGATCTCAATCATATGTACATCTTTTAAGATTTAGGTCAGTTGTCCATTTGGTGCGATGCAGCTCTCGAGTTGTTGCTGTTTTACAATCAGCTCAG GTACATTGTTTTGATGCTCTTAAATTAGAGAGACAGTATACAATCCTTACCAATCCTGTTGTTACGGGGTGTTGTGGGTCAGGAAATAAAGGTTTTGGTCCCCTTGCGGTCGGTCCCCGGTGGATGGCTTATAGTGGGACTCAAGTGGAGGTTTCAAATTTTGGGCGTGTTAGTCCACAAAATCTTAATCCCTCAGCCAGCTTCCCTAATCCCACACAAAATGGAAGCCTAGTTGCACATTATGCGAAAGAGTCTAGCAAACAACTTGCTGCTGGTATATTGACTTTAGGGGACATAAGTTATAAGAAACTATCGAGGTACTATTCTGACCTGTTACTTGAAGATAATAGCAGTCAATCTGGGACTTCCCGAGTAAAGGTTCACGGTGTTGCTAGTGGATTTTCCCACGACGCAGACAGCGTTGGCATG GTAATTGTCAGAGACATTGCTAAGAAAACTGTCATAGCTCAGTTTAGGGCACATAAAAGTCCTATCCTGTCATTGTGCTTTGATCCCAGCGGTACTCTTTTAGTGACAGCTTCCGTACAAGGTCATAACATAAATGTTTTTCGAATAATGCCTGGACTTTCTGGAGAATCCTCTGGAGCAGCTTCTTATGTTCACCTTTACCGGCTGCAACGTGGTTTCACAAATGCT GTTATACAAGATATAAGCTTCAGTAGTAACAGTAATTGGATTTTGATCAGTTCCTCAAGAGGGACAAGCCACCTTTTTGTTATCTCTCCTTCGGGCGGATTAGTTAGTTTTCAATCAGCCGATGCTTGTCGTGTCAAAAATAATGGATCCAGCTTGATGTCAAACACTCCGGTTTCTGGATCATCTGATTCAGGATTACAGATGTTGACTCAACAAAACATCTGTGCATCTGGCCCTCCACTTACACTTTCTGCTGTTAGCCGAATAAGGAACGGAAATAATGGTTGGAAAAATTCAGTTAGTGGTGCTGCTGCAGCTTCAACTGGGCGGATTAGTTCACTCTCTGGAGCGATCGCATCAGCTTTCCACAATTGTAAAGGCAACGAAATTAATGTAGATTCCAGTTCTCTGAAGAAAAACTATCATTTACTTGTTTTCTCTCCTTCTGGTTGCTTGATACAATATGCTCTGCGAATATCTCCTGCACTTAGTGGTACTACAGGTTTGCCCATAAACACCACTTGTGAATCTAATCTCAGCGGTGATTCAAGGATAGTGGTGGAGGCCATGCGAAAATGGGATGTTTGCCAAAAACAAAATCGCGAGGAGAGACAAGACAATATTGACATGCATGGGGAAAATCGAAATTCTGACAGCTGTAAAGTCTTTCCTGAAAGAATGGAACAGAAAAATACTACTGTATTTTCCAGCATTGTGGATACTGCCACAAAACAAAATATCAGTACTGAAGAAAGGCATCGGATGTATATATGTGAAGCTGAGCTTCAGATGCATCAGATCCAGAATCCATTATGGGTGAGATCCGAG ATATATTTTCAGTCAATGTCGGTTGATGCTATTATTACAAACGAAGTTTTGGGAGAgggagagattgagattgaaaGAGTACCCATTCGTGTGCTTGAAAGCAGACCCAAAGACCTGGTTCCAGTTTTTGATTACCTTCAAGCTCCCAAATCTCAACAAGGGAG GGGCGACATCAATGGGCATCTTCCATTGTCCGAGAATGGCACATTCATCTGCAGGAGTAGTTCCGGTGCTTTTGACTCTGTAAACACTGGTAAGATTGTGGGTAACAAGGTGGACAAGGATGTCGACCAAACAGGGAACGGTGGTCTTCGGTTGTCCACTGAAAAAAGCAGGGGCGTTGTAAATACTAACAATGATTCTCCATCGGCTAATTCTCCGCTTGAGATTGTAAACACTAGAGATCACCCTGAGAATAATAACCAACTTACACCTCTAAATAATCTAGATTGCCTGAAAATGGAGAATAAACTTGCAGAAAGTGACCAGTTTGACTAA
- the LOC142519360 gene encoding LOW QUALITY PROTEIN: putative galacturonosyltransferase 12 (The sequence of the model RefSeq protein was modified relative to this genomic sequence to represent the inferred CDS: inserted 1 base in 1 codon), whose translation MQLYMSPSLXHVTFLPAKNVKELIKAKIGSRLLSYRMLFYALLLFTFLLRFMFVLTAVDTIDGEAKCLTIGCLGKKLGPRIMGRRLELTVPEVIYQILEEPVNQSEIQAGQEIPQTLEDFIAEIKDERPDAKTFAAKLKTMVSLLEQRTRTAKIQEYLYRHVASSSIPKQLHCLALRLANEHSTNSNARLQIPLAEFVPALVDNSFFHFVVASDNIIAAAVVATSLVQNSLHPEKIVLHIITDRKTYYPMQAWFSLHPLTPAIIEVKALHHFDWFAKGNVPVLEAMEKDQKVRAQFRGGSSTIVANNTEKPYIIAAKLQAPSPKSNSLMNHIRIHLPELFPNLNKVVFLDDDIVIQTDLSPLWNIDLNGKVNGAVETCKGEDKFVMSKKLKSYLNFSHLLIAKNFDPNECAWAYGMNIFDLDAWRRTNISKTYLYWLEENLKSDLSLWQLGTLPPGLIAFHGHVHVIDPFWHMLGLGYQENTTFTDAASAGVIHFNGRAKPWLDIAFPQLRPLWTKYVDFSDRFIKGCHIRAS comes from the exons ATGCAGCTGTATATGTCTCCGAGCT GGCATGTTACTTTCTTGCCTGCAAAAAatgtcaaggagctgatcaaaGCGAAGATTGGTTCGAGACTATTGTCGTATAGAATGCTTTTCTATGCTCTTTTGCTCTTCACCTTTCTTCTTCGGTTCATGTTTGTGTTAACTGCAGTTGATACTATTGATGGAGAAGCCAAGTGTTTGACAATAG GTTGCTTGGGGAAAAAATTAGGTCCGAGAATTATGGGAAGAAGACTTGAATTGACG GTTCCTGAAGTAATATATCAAATACTGGAAGAACCCGTTAACCAAAGTGAAATACAAGCAGGACAAGAAATTCCCCAAACGCTGGAAGATTTTATAGCAGAAATAAAGGATGAAAGACCTGATGCTAAGACTTTTGCTGCTAAACTCAAAACTATG GTTTCACTGCTTGAACAAAGAACAAGAACTGCGAAAATTCAGGAATACCTATATCGCCACGTCGCCTCTAGCAGCATCCCTAAGCAGCTTCATTGTCTTGCTCTAAGACTAGCAAATGAGCACTCTACTAATTCTAATGCTCGACTCCAGATTCctttggcagaatttgtacctGCCCTTGTTGATAACTCGTTCTTTCACTTTGTCGTTGCTTCTGACAACATTATTGCCGCAGCTGTTGTGGCAACATCACTTGTTCAAAATTCGTTGCACCCGGAAAAAATAGTCCTCCACATAATAACCGATAGAAAGACCTACTACCCTATGCAGGCTTGGTTCTCGCTACACCCTTTAACACCTGCAATAATAGAGGTAAAAGCCTTGCATCATTTTGATTGGTTTGCGAAGGGGAATGTCCCAGTTTTGGAGGCAATGGAGAAAGATCAAAAAGTGCGCGCACAGTTTAGGGGCGGTTCATCAACTATTGTGGCAAATAATACTGAAAAACCATATATTATCGCGGCTAAGTTGCAAGCACCCAGCCCCAAGTCCAATTCCCTGATGAATCACATTCGGATACATTTACCCGAG TTGTTTCCAAATCTAAACAAAGTAGTATTTCTGGATGACGACATTGTGATTCAAACTGATCTTTCACCTCTGTGGAACATTGATTTGAATGGAAAGGTCAATGGAGCAGTTGAAACGTGTAAAGGAGAGGACAAATTTGTGATGTCAAAGAAGCTTAAAAGCTACTTGAACTTTTCTCATCTTCTGATAGCGAAGAACTTCGATCCTAATGAATGTGCATGGGCTTATGGCATGAACATTTTTGATCTAGATGCTTGGAGACGAACAAACATAAGCAAGACATACCTTTATTGGCTAGAAGAG AATTTGAAGTCGGATTTAAGTTTGTGGCAGCTTGGAACCTTACCTCCTGGTCTAATAGCTTTTCATGGTCATGTCCACGTTATTGATCCGTTCTGGCACATGCTTGGATTAGGGTACCAGGAAAATACAACATTTACAGATGCTGCTAGTGCTGGTGTCATCCACTTCAACGGCAGAGCGAAGCCTTGGCTAGATATAGCATTTCCACAACTGCGGCCCCTATGGACAAAATATGTTGACTTCTCTGATAGATTTATAAAGGGCTGTCATATAAGGGCATCATAG
- the LOC142519362 gene encoding transcription factor ILR3-like, with protein sequence MVSPENTNWLYDYGFEDIPVLDTNLSAPNSGFSWSVQALNGSSNVGVETDGGSFEESGVQKETGSKKRSRTELCTPSSSKACREKQRRDRLNDKFVELGAVLEPGRPVKTDKAAILVDAVRMVTLLRGEAQKLKDSNSNLHEKIKELKAEKNELRDEKQRLKAEKEKLEQQLKTTNVPQPGFLPAPPPIPATFAAQNQAIGNKLVPIISYPGVAMWQFMPPAAVDTSQDHVLRPPVA encoded by the exons ATGGTTTCTCCGGAGAACACGAATTGGCTTTACGATTATGGGTTTGAGGATATCCCTGTTCTCGATACCAATTTATCTGCTCCGAATTCTGGGTTTTCTTGGTCCGTGCAAGCCTTGAACGGCTCATCGAATGTCGG TGTGGAAACTGATGGCGGCTCATTTGAAGAATCGGGGGTTCAGAAGGAAACTGGCTCAAAAAAGAG ATCTCGAACTGAATTGTGTACTCCATCAAGCTCCAAGGCATGCAGAGAAAAACAACGGAGGGATCGGCTAAACGACAA GTTTGTGGAATTGGGCGCTGTCCTAGAGCCTGGTAGACCTGTGAAAACAGACAAGGCTGCTATTTTGGTTGATGCTGTTCGAATGGTGACTCTGCTGAGAGGTGAAGCTCAGAAGCTGAAAGACTCGAATTCAAATCTCCACGAGAAGATTAAGGAGCTTAAG GCTGAAAAAAATGAGCTACGGGATGAAAAGCAAAGGTTAAAGGCTGAAAAGGAGAAGCTAGAGCAGCAACTCAAGACGACAAATGTGCCCCAACCTGGCTTTTTACCAGCTCCTCCCCCCATTCCTGCCACATTTGCTGCTCAAAACCAAGCCATTGGCAACAAATTGGTGCCCATCATCAGTTACCCTGGGGTCGCGATGTGGCAGTTCATGCCACCTGCAGCTGTTGATACTTCTCAGGACCATGTCCTTCGCCCCCCGGTTGCCTAA